A region of the Rhodothermia bacterium genome:
GCAGCGCCCGGATTGGGGTTTTGGGTGAGCACCCTTCCACCGCCTTTTAAGACCACCTTAATGCCACGGGCGGTTAGCCAATTCATCGCTTGGCGAGCATCCATGCCTCGGACGTCGGGCATTTCGGTCAGGGGCTTGGGTGATTCCTCGTTCAATGTTAGGGTGACGATGGCTCCTAACTTTTGTATGCTTCCTGCTTTGGGTTGCTGGCGCTCTACGGTTGCCCATGGGCTAGCGGTGGGTGCAACTTGGAATCCAGAGGCCATGAGGCGGGTAATCGCAACCGTTGCCGGAACGCCCATCACATTGGGAACGGGTGCTTCGGTTCGTTTGGGACTGTTTAGCATCGGGCTAAGCCGCCTGCTCACATTCGGAAGCAAGGGAACCAGTCTTTTGGCAATGTTTTTGAAAATAGGTGCTGCCGTTTCGCCGCCGTAGATATTGGTTTTCGGTTCATCTAAAACGATCATCATCACGGCTTCTGGTTGGTCTGCGGGGAAGAATCCTGCGAAAGAAGCACGATAATGACCATCGGTGTAAACCCCGTTGATGGTTTTGCGGGCAGTACCCGTTTTTCCACCAATCCTCAACCCTTGTATATATGCGGGATTCCCCGTCCCATTAGGTAGTTCTACGGCGCGTTCAAAGGCGTTTTCCCGAAGGCTCTTTGCTACTTGTGGGCTACAAAATTGGCGAACCATTTGTGGAGCGGCTTTCCATGTGGTGCGCCCATCTTGGAGCCGTCGTTCTTTTACCAGATAAGGCCGCATCAATTTACAATCATTGGCCAAGGCGGCATAAGCCATGACCATTTGCAAGGGCGAAACATTTACATTGTATCCTCGGCTCATAGAGTTTTTGGTAATCCTGTTCCATTTTCCGGGGCGAATTAGTGCCCCATTAGCTTCTCCGGGAAGATCCACCAGAGTGGCCTGGCCAAAACCCATAAACCGGAGGAACTGGTAAAAATCTCCATCTTTAATCTTCTCGGCCACTTGTCCAATACCAATGTTGGAAGAATGAACCAAGACATCAGCGAAACTTAGTTTCCCACGGGGGTGGTCATCCCGGACGATGTTGCCGTGAAAGTTCCACCGCCCACCGCCTGTTGCAAAAGAATCTCGGTAGGAAACCTTGTTTAGGGTCAATGCCGCCAAAGCAGGCATGAGCTTAAAGGTTGACCCCGGCTCAATCTGAGATTGGACAGCATGGTTAATTTGGGCACTGTTCGGATCCCAATTGGGGTTGATGACTCGTGAAGGCAGATTCGGATCGAAGGTAGGGACATTGGCCATGGCTAAAATTCCACCTGTTTTGGGATCAATAGCTATGGCGGTTCCCCAAGTTGCGCCTACACTTTCTACACCTTTCAGTAGTTCTTCCTCCAAAATGGTTTGCCATCCTAAGTCTAAGGTAAGGAGGAGAGACTCTCCATGGCGGGGTTCGATTACGGGGCCGTCCGAAATAGCTTGTTGACGAATAGTATAAGCGCCGTCGGGTAGTGCAATAGGGCGGCTTTTCTGAAGAGGGCGCTTCCCATCCTCGCCGGCCAAGAGCGTGTTATACAGTAGCTCTAAGCCAACTTTCCCAGCGCCATTTGCAACATATCCAAGCACATTACTGGCAAGAACACCATTGTTGTAGTGTCGCGACATGGTTTGTCTGAACATAAGTCCGGGTACGCCCCACCATTCAATTTTACGCTTTTGTTCTTCGGTAAGACGTTGGGCAATCAGGATATTGCGTTTGTTTTCGCCATTGCGGATTCTTAAAGCATAGTGCGCTTCAGGGCGGCTCGTTAATGCAGAAAGGTAGCGTATAAAACGCACCCGTTCTTTGTCGAAACTTAAAATCTGGTTGTTTTTTGGTAGTTTGATAGATGTGGTTATATCTGCATAAAGGTCGTACCGTGCCTCATTGACGGCAAGGGTACGGCCATCTCGGTCTAAAATAGCGCCTCTCATGGCAGGAATGACCTCCAAGGCATTGGCTTGCTCACGGCCACGGGTTCGTAACTCATCCCCTTTGAACCAGACAAGACGAACCATTTGCCCAAGAATAAGGATTGGCAAGATGCCCAGCAAGGCAAGTGTAACCGTCAAGCGGTTGAAGATTTGGTTTCTTATGTCAGCCATAGGTGGTTAGGCGGCTGGGGTTTCAATGTTTTCAGATAGTCCTTAAGGCATGAAACCAGACGGAGTTTATGGGTTTGTACCCACTTGCGGAATAAAAATGTCATCGGCATATTGGTAACCTTCAACCAAACCAAGTTGCTTTGCGGCTCCAATCAATCTTTGCGGATCGGTTATTTGGTCATATTCGCCATTTAACCGATTTCGTTCTAAGTGCAGGCGGATGTTTTCTTTTCTCAACTGCTGTACATGACTCAGAATACGTTGTGTGTCATAAACATGTCGGACATATAGTGTACCAATCAGGCCGAAAAGCAACATGAACAAGAAAAGAGACAAACTGCGGAAGTTGCCTGCTTTTTTGGTTTCTGCCTCGATCACCTCATCCGGAATGGCTTTGCTCCCACGGTTGGTGAGGTCGCCCCATGTAGGCAACGGCCCCGCTGCAATTTTGGGGCCAATGACAATGCCATCCGGTCCAATACCCCAACTCCGCTCTTCATCGGCCAAAGCACCCATGAATTTGCTTTTGTTAGTCTTTTTTTTGAACCGTTTGGTCATGGTGTTGGTGATTCTGTTCGTGCCACGATACGCAACTTTGCACTTCGGGCACGCGGGTTGGATTGAACTTCGCTATCGGTTGCGACAATGACTTTCGGTAAAACCGGTTGCCAAGGCGTTATCAGGTTTCCAAAGAAATCTTTATGTGCTACTCCCTCAAAGTTTCCAAATTTCATAAATCGTTTCACTGGGCGGTCTTCCAGCGAGTGGTATGTAATGACCGCAAGCCTGCCGGTAGGTTTAAGTAGCGAAGGCGTTGCGGATAGCGCCGCCTCTAATACTTCTAATTCTCCGTTTACAGCAATTCGGAAAGCTTGGAAAACCCGTGCCAAGGTCTTGTGCTGTTCCGGGCCTTTAGAAACTTCCCGTATGCAGTTGGCAAACGCTTCGGTGGTTTCAAAAGGACGATGTTTTAGGATGTTACGCACGATCGCTACCGCTCTTTTTTCTTCTCCGTAGTTCCAAATAATCCGTCTTAGAGCTTGCTCGTCAAGATGGTTAATCCATTCAGAAGCTGGAGAACCGATATTTGGATCCATGCGCATATCCAATGGACCACTTCCTTGAAAACTAAAGCCCCGCGACCGATCATCCAGTTGGTGCGATGAAACCCCAAGGTCTAATAAAATGCCCGTTACTGTTTCGATACCTCGTTCTTGTAGTAATGCTTCGGTATTGCTAAAGTTGCCAAATAAGGCAAAAAAACGTGCATCATGGCCTAATCTTCCTTGGGCTTCTCTTAGCGCATCTGCATCTTGGTCTATCCCGATCACCCGCGCTTGTGGGCCTAAAAGATCCAATAAAGCTGCACTATGACCTCCACCGCCCAGCGTACCGTCAATATATACACCATTTAGATCTGTAATCAGGTTCGTACAGACTTCTTTACAAAGAACAGGGGCATGATACGCGGTTGCATATGGTTGTGGTGCGCCGACGTCCGTGCCTATGGTGTTCACCTTCCGGTTGCGCTTCATGAAGATCCTCTTTTACCCATCACCGTCTGAATGCGCATACCATATTGTGTATCTTCTTCTGTCAATTCGGCAGATAAAATTTCCGGATTCCAAATCTCAATGCGATCTAAAGCACCGAGGATGGTCACTTTGTCGGTGATTCCTGCAAACTCAATCAGCCGTTTAGAGATACTCACGCGCCCTTGTGCATCTAAGGTTTCTTCATCTGCCCAGCGGTACATGGAACGGAGCATGGCTCTTGTTTCTGTCTCGTATTGATTCAGGTTTTCAAACTCTTCGGCCTCTTTTCTATCCCAAACGTCTAAGGGGTACAAGTAGATACATTGTTCAATACCACGTGTGATGACAAATGTATCATTGGCGGCTGGGCTTAGGACACGGCGCATTTTCGCCGGAAGAGCTACGCGCCCCTTGGCATCTACTGAATAGTCTGCTTGTCCTTTAAAACCTGCCATATGAAGCCTTTTGGGAATTTGTTTTGGCTTGTCTCCCCATTTTTTGGGAATATCCCCCACATTTCCCCACAAGTGCAAACTATTAACTTTCAAAAGGAAATGCACGACATATTTTCAACATGACACAGGCGCTTATCCACATATGTGCTTCTTTTACATATTGTTCACATAATACTTTAGAATAAAGGTGATATTATAATCACCATTTTAAGGTTGAAATAGGTATTTAATTCACCTAAAAATTTTCAATAAAAAGGGTTTAGGCTTTATTTTTCGATAAAAGATCAAATTGTATGGGCGATAAACGATTGACGGAACGGCAACTTCAAGTGCTTGGTTTTGTTCGAGATTATATGCGGGAATACCAGAAGCCCCCTACTTTGAAGGAATTGGCGGGCTTAATGGGCATACAATCCACGAACGCGGTACACAAGGTTTTAGAAACGTTGGTGGAGAAGGGGTATATAGAGAAGGATGCGCGTGCTTCTCGCGGAATCCGGCTGATAGAGACACCAATGGAAGCAACTCCGGCTGAAGTTCCGATGCTCCCGATCATCTCTCGACCGCTGAGGGATCGGGCAGAATGGGCCGCACTTCGATATCGAACCATGGGGGTAGATGCCAATTTGTTGCGCAATGCACGAGAACGCGATTGTATTGTGGTTCCTGTGGGTGACGACGGTATGGCACGCGAAGGGATTCGGGCCGGAGATTGGGTGGTAGTGGAAACGGGCCCTTTGACAAGTTTCGGAAATGGGGAACTTGTTTTGGCAGTAGTTCGTGAGCGCTCAATTGTACGACAAATATTTGCAACCCGTTGGCAAGTGCAGTTGCGTCCATCGGAAAAACGCTATACCGAAGAG
Encoded here:
- the mraZ gene encoding division/cell wall cluster transcriptional repressor MraZ; protein product: MAGFKGQADYSVDAKGRVALPAKMRRVLSPAANDTFVITRGIEQCIYLYPLDVWDRKEAEEFENLNQYETETRAMLRSMYRWADEETLDAQGRVSISKRLIEFAGITDKVTILGALDRIEIWNPEILSAELTEEDTQYGMRIQTVMGKRGSS
- a CDS encoding PASTA domain-containing protein, encoding MADIRNQIFNRLTVTLALLGILPILILGQMVRLVWFKGDELRTRGREQANALEVIPAMRGAILDRDGRTLAVNEARYDLYADITTSIKLPKNNQILSFDKERVRFIRYLSALTSRPEAHYALRIRNGENKRNILIAQRLTEEQKRKIEWWGVPGLMFRQTMSRHYNNGVLASNVLGYVANGAGKVGLELLYNTLLAGEDGKRPLQKSRPIALPDGAYTIRQQAISDGPVIEPRHGESLLLTLDLGWQTILEEELLKGVESVGATWGTAIAIDPKTGGILAMANVPTFDPNLPSRVINPNWDPNSAQINHAVQSQIEPGSTFKLMPALAALTLNKVSYRDSFATGGGRWNFHGNIVRDDHPRGKLSFADVLVHSSNIGIGQVAEKIKDGDFYQFLRFMGFGQATLVDLPGEANGALIRPGKWNRITKNSMSRGYNVNVSPLQMVMAYAALANDCKLMRPYLVKERRLQDGRTTWKAAPQMVRQFCSPQVAKSLRENAFERAVELPNGTGNPAYIQGLRIGGKTGTARKTINGVYTDGHYRASFAGFFPADQPEAVMMIVLDEPKTNIYGGETAAPIFKNIAKRLVPLLPNVSRRLSPMLNSPKRTEAPVPNVMGVPATVAITRLMASGFQVAPTASPWATVERQQPKAGSIQKLGAIVTLTLNEESPKPLTEMPDVRGMDARQAMNWLTARGIKVVLKGGGRVLTQNPNPGAAVPQTATIFGYE
- a CDS encoding winged helix DNA-binding protein → MGDKRLTERQLQVLGFVRDYMREYQKPPTLKELAGLMGIQSTNAVHKVLETLVEKGYIEKDARASRGIRLIETPMEATPAEVPMLPIISRPLRDRAEWAALRYRTMGVDANLLRNARERDCIVVPVGDDGMAREGIRAGDWVVVETGPLTSFGNGELVLAVVRERSIVRQIFATRWQVQLRPSEKRYTEEVFNTAAADAYVVGRVVCLIRRY
- the rsmH gene encoding 16S rRNA (cytosine(1402)-N(4))-methyltransferase RsmH: MKRNRKVNTIGTDVGAPQPYATAYHAPVLCKEVCTNLITDLNGVYIDGTLGGGGHSAALLDLLGPQARVIGIDQDADALREAQGRLGHDARFFALFGNFSNTEALLQERGIETVTGILLDLGVSSHQLDDRSRGFSFQGSGPLDMRMDPNIGSPASEWINHLDEQALRRIIWNYGEEKRAVAIVRNILKHRPFETTEAFANCIREVSKGPEQHKTLARVFQAFRIAVNGELEVLEAALSATPSLLKPTGRLAVITYHSLEDRPVKRFMKFGNFEGVAHKDFFGNLITPWQPVLPKVIVATDSEVQSNPRARSAKLRIVARTESPTP